A part of Parvimonas micra genomic DNA contains:
- the trmL gene encoding tRNA (uridine(34)/cytosine(34)/5-carboxymethylaminomethyluridine(34)-2'-O)-methyltransferase TrmL, whose product MFNIVLLEPEIPFNTGAIGRTCVATDTKLHLIKPLGFSLDDKMVKRSGLDYWDKLKLFVYENIEDFYEKNPNANIYFSTTKAKRTYDKVEYSPNDYIMFGKESKGIPEEILVKNEEHCVRIPMWGEIRSLNLSNSVSIVLYEALRQQDFSELEKFGNLHRLHWSE is encoded by the coding sequence TTGTTTAATATAGTTTTATTGGAACCGGAAATTCCTTTCAATACTGGAGCTATTGGAAGAACTTGTGTTGCAACCGACACTAAATTACATTTGATAAAGCCATTGGGCTTTTCACTTGATGATAAAATGGTGAAGAGATCGGGTCTTGATTATTGGGATAAGTTAAAACTTTTTGTCTATGAAAATATTGAAGATTTTTACGAAAAAAATCCGAATGCAAATATCTATTTTTCAACTACAAAGGCAAAAAGAACCTACGATAAGGTAGAGTATTCTCCGAATGATTATATAATGTTTGGGAAAGAGAGTAAGGGAATACCTGAAGAAATTCTAGTTAAAAATGAAGAACATTGTGTGAGAATACCGATGTGGGGAGAAATTCGTTCTCTTAATCTTTCAAATTCGGTATCAATAGTATTATATGAAGCATTAAGGCAACAAGATTTTTCAGAACTTGAAAAGTTTGGAAATTTGCATAGATTACATTGGAGTGAATAA
- a CDS encoding YoaK family protein, whose protein sequence is MKKAMQMSESVEVAIFLALSGGLMDAYSYLLRGEVFANAQTGNMLLLGVHASQGNWAMCLKYAFPISFFTFGIFLSDLFRKKGNFKLHWRQNAVIFEILLLICVAFIPENMNALANAMTSFACGIQVQSFKKLCGIDFSTTMCIGNLRGGTHNLAEYFYTKNKKFLEYSLMYFGVILCFIIGAIIGSKFSNFLGIKTILLSAISLIICVFIMFIDREN, encoded by the coding sequence ATGAAAAAGGCAATGCAAATGTCCGAATCCGTTGAAGTTGCAATTTTTTTAGCATTAAGTGGGGGGCTTATGGATGCATATTCATATCTTTTAAGAGGAGAAGTTTTTGCGAATGCACAAACTGGAAATATGTTGTTATTAGGAGTTCATGCTTCTCAAGGAAATTGGGCAATGTGTTTAAAATATGCTTTTCCAATATCTTTTTTTACTTTTGGGATTTTTTTATCGGATTTATTTAGAAAAAAAGGTAATTTTAAATTACATTGGCGACAAAATGCTGTTATATTTGAAATACTTTTGCTTATTTGTGTGGCATTTATTCCTGAAAATATGAATGCACTTGCAAATGCAATGACATCTTTCGCCTGTGGAATACAAGTTCAAAGTTTTAAAAAACTTTGCGGTATAGATTTTTCTACAACAATGTGTATTGGAAATTTAAGAGGTGGGACTCATAATTTAGCAGAGTATTTTTATACAAAAAATAAGAAGTTTTTAGAATATAGCTTGATGTATTTTGGAGTTATATTATGTTTTATTATCGGAGCGATTATAGGAAGTAAATTTAGTAATTTTTTAGGAATAAAGACAATTTTGTTAAGTGCTATTTCGCTTATTATTTGTGTATTTATTATGTTTATAGATAGAGAAAATTAA
- a CDS encoding DUF819 family protein, which translates to MITDGFQFIALLFFVSGIVIYLEKKFKNGIFFKYIPALVIIYFGAMILSTLGVWDMNVESVSKARSVLKDAILPSMIFLMLLRADLRDIAKLGPRMIISFFTATFTIMIGFVVAFLIFKGSLASNAPLTFGALAGSWVGGTQNMVAVQQAVGLEGSGMGYTLLIDSIDYSIWIMFLLFLVPFANKFNKWTKADTSKIDNINEHLTAKFSTISKEITFQDIFFLLSVSLGVTAVTGIMGNELVKVPALAFMGATGWTIIITTILGVIFAMTPLARIPGSPEVSNVLLYMLIGLIASNANFMELTQAPAYILAGFVILIIHGVLMAIIGKVFKLDLFTCGIASLSNIGGVASSPVLAAAYSQSLVPIAVLMALIGVITGTFFGIGVAKFLTLLA; encoded by the coding sequence ATGATTACAGATGGATTTCAATTTATTGCTCTGTTATTTTTTGTTTCAGGTATAGTTATTTACTTGGAAAAGAAGTTTAAAAATGGAATATTTTTTAAATATATTCCTGCGTTGGTTATAATTTATTTCGGCGCTATGATTTTATCTACATTAGGCGTATGGGATATGAATGTGGAAAGTGTATCTAAAGCCAGAAGTGTTTTAAAAGATGCAATATTGCCGTCAATGATATTTTTAATGCTATTAAGGGCTGACCTTAGAGATATAGCAAAATTAGGTCCTAGAATGATAATTTCATTCTTTACTGCAACATTTACTATAATGATTGGTTTTGTTGTGGCATTTCTTATCTTCAAAGGAAGTCTTGCATCCAATGCACCTTTAACTTTTGGAGCACTAGCAGGAAGTTGGGTTGGAGGAACACAAAATATGGTTGCGGTACAACAAGCAGTAGGACTTGAAGGCTCAGGAATGGGTTATACACTATTGATTGACTCAATAGACTATTCAATATGGATAATGTTCTTATTATTCTTAGTTCCATTTGCAAACAAGTTTAACAAGTGGACAAAGGCTGACACATCAAAAATTGATAATATAAATGAACATTTAACTGCAAAATTTTCAACAATAAGTAAAGAGATAACTTTCCAAGATATATTTTTCTTATTGAGTGTTTCACTTGGAGTTACAGCGGTTACAGGAATAATGGGAAATGAATTGGTAAAAGTTCCTGCACTTGCATTTATGGGAGCAACAGGTTGGACAATAATCATAACTACAATTTTAGGAGTTATTTTTGCAATGACACCACTTGCAAGAATTCCGGGATCTCCTGAAGTTTCAAATGTACTATTATATATGCTAATAGGCTTAATCGCATCAAATGCAAACTTTATGGAACTTACTCAAGCTCCGGCATATATTTTAGCAGGTTTTGTAATTCTTATAATTCATGGAGTTTTAATGGCTATAATCGGAAAAGTATTTAAACTTGATTTATTCACTTGTGGTATAGCTTCTCTTTCAAACATAGGCGGAGTAGCTTCTTCACCTGTACTTGCTGCGGCATATTCACAATCATTGGTGCCGATAGCTGTATTAATGGCATTAATCGGAGTTATTACCGGAACGTTTTTCGGAATTGGAGTTGCAAAATTCCTGACACTTTTAGCTTGA
- a CDS encoding GNAT family N-acetyltransferase, whose product MIKLLTLEEIEKYKREISDIYKEVFKTDDFSANFLITRIDGSLKNNIKIVGAFENEKLIGFVYGFDFLKENWWAMQVDSQLPSGIDWYKGTFELNELAVIEKYQGKGYGKKLMKCLIENFEGDKILLSTKKFNNDKIINFYHKLGFKDLINPFEYPNGDYETSIILCLSK is encoded by the coding sequence ATGATTAAATTATTAACTTTAGAAGAAATTGAAAAATATAAAAGAGAAATTTCCGATATATACAAAGAAGTTTTTAAAACTGATGATTTTTCTGCTAATTTTTTAATTACCAGAATTGACGGTAGTTTAAAAAATAATATAAAAATTGTTGGAGCTTTTGAAAATGAAAAGTTAATCGGTTTTGTATATGGCTTTGATTTTTTAAAAGAAAATTGGTGGGCAATGCAAGTGGATTCACAGTTACCAAGTGGAATTGATTGGTATAAGGGCACTTTTGAACTTAATGAATTGGCAGTTATTGAAAAATATCAAGGTAAAGGATATGGGAAAAAATTGATGAAATGTCTAATTGAAAATTTTGAAGGAGATAAAATTTTATTATCTACTAAGAAATTTAATAATGATAAAATAATTAATTTTTATCATAAACTAGGATTTAAAGATTTAATAAATCCATTTGAATATCCTAATGGAGATTATGAAACATCAATTATACTATGTTTAAGTAAATAG
- a CDS encoding ClC family H(+)/Cl(-) exchange transporter has product MKSLENVSNNHRKEDLKLLFYGILVGIAAGGLSSFYRYIIHGIEGIIGGIVNISRSHFYIYPIIFIALIFISFLVTKIKKMSRFCGGSGIPQVEAEIKGYINPNPVKVLLAKIFGGALTALAGFSVGREGPSIQIGAMSGKLVSRKLKKNKTVEKFLITCGASAGLAAAFNAPVAGILFAVEEVHRHISKKLLVVCMAATITADLVSKILYGTETVFNFSMAEKLPLVNYWTLILFAVVLSVLGVLYIFLMEFFMKIQDGLNLKKEFKLIPYFLLPIVILIFTPNLLGGGGFLMKELQTVDFPIYMLILLFIVKLLFSIICFSSGVPGGIFFPILVLGATVGTIFGKIIDPIYINSFIILGMAGYLTAIVRAPLTSIILIFEMTGNLSYLLPLSIVCLITYSIPNYLKSLPIYEYLLERLMEREHIATSKDGEKMTMSIVVEIGSEIENKKIKEVEFPKGMLIINIDRGVEEIIPNGETTIINGDVINVLVSENKLFDTFNALQKICQNN; this is encoded by the coding sequence ATGAAAAGTTTAGAAAATGTTAGTAATAATCATAGAAAAGAAGATTTGAAATTACTTTTTTATGGAATTTTGGTTGGGATAGCTGCAGGAGGACTTTCAAGTTTCTATCGTTATATTATTCATGGGATAGAAGGAATTATAGGAGGAATCGTAAATATAAGTAGAAGTCATTTTTACATTTATCCGATTATTTTTATTGCACTTATATTTATTTCTTTTTTAGTTACAAAGATTAAGAAAATGTCAAGATTTTGTGGAGGTTCCGGAATACCACAAGTTGAAGCGGAAATAAAGGGATATATTAATCCTAATCCTGTGAAAGTATTATTAGCAAAAATTTTCGGGGGAGCTTTAACTGCTTTGGCAGGTTTTTCAGTTGGTCGTGAAGGTCCATCAATTCAAATTGGAGCAATGAGTGGAAAATTAGTTTCAAGAAAACTAAAGAAAAATAAAACTGTTGAAAAGTTTTTGATAACTTGTGGAGCAAGTGCCGGACTTGCTGCCGCATTTAATGCTCCTGTTGCAGGAATTTTATTTGCAGTTGAAGAAGTACATCGCCACATTAGTAAAAAACTTTTGGTAGTTTGTATGGCAGCTACAATAACTGCTGATTTGGTTTCAAAAATATTGTATGGAACAGAAACGGTTTTTAATTTTAGTATGGCTGAAAAATTACCGTTGGTAAATTATTGGACTTTGATTTTATTTGCAGTTGTATTATCCGTTTTAGGAGTTCTCTATATATTTTTAATGGAATTTTTTATGAAAATTCAAGATGGATTAAACCTAAAAAAAGAATTTAAATTGATTCCATATTTTTTACTACCTATAGTAATTTTAATATTTACACCTAATTTATTAGGTGGTGGCGGCTTTTTGATGAAAGAGTTACAAACTGTTGATTTTCCAATTTATATGTTAATTTTACTTTTTATAGTAAAATTATTATTTTCAATAATTTGTTTCAGTTCAGGAGTTCCTGGTGGAATTTTCTTTCCGATATTAGTTTTAGGAGCAACTGTTGGAACAATTTTTGGGAAAATTATAGACCCGATTTATATAAATAGTTTTATTATTCTTGGAATGGCAGGATATTTAACTGCAATAGTTAGAGCACCACTTACTTCAATAATTTTAATCTTTGAAATGACTGGTAATCTTTCCTATTTATTGCCTCTTTCAATAGTTTGTCTTATAACTTATTCCATACCGAATTATTTAAAATCACTACCTATTTACGAATATCTTTTAGAAAGATTAATGGAAAGAGAACATATTGCTACTTCAAAAGATGGAGAAAAAATGACTATGAGTATAGTTGTTGAGATTGGAAGTGAGATAGAAAATAAGAAAATAAAAGAAGTAGAATTTCCAAAGGGAATGTTAATTATAAATATTGACAGAGGAGTCGAAGAAATAATACCAAATGGGGAAACTACAATAATAAATGGGGATGTTATAAATGTACTCGTAAGTGAAAATAAATTATTTGATACATTTAACGCATTACAAAAAATTTGCCAAAATAATTAA
- a CDS encoding pseudouridine synthase, with the protein MKIRIDRFLCHMGIGSRSEIKKYLKTCRVKLNGKFEKNSNTQVDIEKDEILFDDEIVIYKEFTYLMLNKPKDFISATFDTKLPTVLDLLEFPYSNMELFPVGRLDIDTTGFLILTNDGKFSYNVTNPKKKVNKKYFVTLRDEIISEQIEKLENGIYFEKEDFTTENAKVEKISEKEINLTISEGKFHQVKRMLEYVENEVVELKKVCIGNLNLDDSLKLGEYREITNSELEEIFR; encoded by the coding sequence ATGAAGATTAGAATTGATAGATTTCTTTGTCATATGGGAATTGGTTCAAGAAGTGAGATAAAGAAATATTTGAAAACTTGTCGAGTTAAGCTGAATGGAAAGTTTGAGAAGAATTCAAATACACAGGTTGACATTGAAAAAGATGAAATTTTGTTTGATGATGAAATTGTAATTTATAAGGAATTTACTTATTTGATGTTGAATAAGCCAAAGGACTTCATCAGTGCAACCTTTGATACAAAACTTCCTACTGTTTTAGACTTGCTTGAATTTCCATACTCCAATATGGAATTATTTCCAGTTGGACGACTTGACATAGATACGACAGGATTTTTGATTTTAACAAATGACGGCAAATTTTCCTACAATGTAACAAATCCAAAGAAAAAAGTAAATAAAAAATATTTTGTAACTTTAAGAGATGAAATTATAAGTGAACAAATCGAAAAACTTGAAAATGGAATTTACTTTGAAAAAGAAGATTTTACAACAGAAAATGCAAAGGTTGAAAAAATTTCAGAAAAAGAAATTAACCTTACAATTTCCGAAGGAAAATTTCATCAAGTAAAAAGAATGTTGGAATATGTGGAAAATGAAGTTGTCGAATTAAAAAAAGTGTGCATTGGAAATTTGAATTTAGACGATAGTCTTAAACTTGGAGAGTATCGAGAAATTACTAATAGTGAGTTAGAAGAAATATTTAGATAA